The window CTCCGTAGGCTTCTGCATTCTCCGGTGTGAACACGGCATTCTCCGGGTGCCAGTGGCAGGCCCAGGTCGGGAGCAGCGCGATGCAGAGGCCGAGTCGATTCGCCTGGGTTACGACCCAGTCGACATGGGCAAAGTAGTCGTCATTCGGCCGGGCGGGATCGCGGTCGGCCAGGGGCAGATGCCCGTAGGCATTGGGGCTTTCGAGTCCCTGCAATTCCGCCAGCGCCACGGCCTGGATGACCGTGTAACCCTGCGCCGCCCGGCGCTCAAGATAATGGAGCGCGTCTTCGCGGGTGAGGCGGTGAAACAACTCCCATGCCGTGTCTCCCAGCCAGAAAAACGGCCTTCCGCCGGCATCCAGCAGGTATCTGCCATTGTCGCTGATCGCCTGGGGCTGCGGGAGTGAGGTGGGCATGGCGCGAGAGGGTTTTGTGTTCGGATTTTTCCTGCGCGCGGTCAAGCGTCTGCATGGGAGTGTCTTCCTCGGGGCTTGGCCGAATGCCGTCCCCGGGCGCTTTCTGGGGCTTCCGGCTCTTTTCGTCTTTATCTCCGGGGCGCAATGTGATGATTCCCTTGGGTTCGATTCCCCGGGAATTCCCACTCTCTGTTTCATCATATCATGTCTCAATCTCTCCTGCCCCTTTTGAGCTTCGGCGCCGCCAACACCTGGACGTCACCCGAATTGCTGTGCGCCGCCCGGTTGCCAATGCGTGCGACCGCCTACCCATTCCCTGACGTGGAGACCGCCCGGACGCTTGACCGCGAGAACTCCCCGTGGTTCCAGCTCCTCAACGGGCAGTGGAATTTCAAGATGGTCGACCGCCCCGAGTTGCTGAAGGAGGCTGATGTCGCGGTGGAGACGGATCGCGAGGATTGGGACAATGTCGCCGTGCCGGGCAACTGGACGCTCCAGGGCTACGGTGCGCCGCATTACACCAACGTGCAGATGCCCTTCAACGACGAGCCGCCGACCGTGCCGAAGGAAAACCCGACGGGCGTCTACGTGCGTGAGGTGCGCATCCCGCGCGACTGGAAGGGCCGCCGCGTCGTCATTCATTTCGGCGGAGCGGAGAGCGTGCTGTTTCTGTATGTGAATGGAAAAGCCGTGGGCTTTGGCAAGGACTGCCGCCTGCCCTCGGAGTTTGACATCACGGACTTCGTCAAAGTCGGTCGCGTCAATACGATCGCCGCCGTGGTCGTAAAGTGGTCGGACGCCACCTTCATCGAGGATCAGGACCAGTGGTGGATGGGCGGCCTGCATCGCGAGGTCTATCTCTACTCGACCGCGCCCGTGCACATCGCCGACGTCTTTGCCAAGGGCAAGCTCGACGAGGAATACGAGGACGGCCTGCTCGACATCACCGTGCGCGCGGGTTTCCCGGGCTCTCCCGAGGCGGGCTGGAAGGTCGCCGTTCAGCTCTTTGACGCGAAGGGCAAAGCCGTTTTCAAGAAACCCTCCGAAAAGGAGATTCCGGTGAGCGGCTCCGCGATCGGCGCTTACGACCGGCTGCTGGCGAAGCTCTCCATCCCGGTCCGCAAGCCGCTTCAGTGGTCGGCGGAGATTCCGAATCTCTACACCGTTGTTGTCACGCTCATCAGCCCCTCCGGCCAGAAGGTCGAGACGACGTCCACCCGCATCGGGTTCCGCTCTGTCGAGGTGCGCGACCGGCAGTTGCTGGTCAATGGCAAGTGCGTCCTCATCCACGGCGTGAACCGCCACGATCACCACGAGACGCTGGGCAAGGCGCTCGATCGCGAGACCATGCGCCTCGATGCGCTGACGATGAAGCAGTTCAACGTCAATGCCGTCCGCTGCTCGCATTACCCGAATGATCCGTACTGGCTGGATATTTGCGATGAACTGGGCCTTTACGTCATCGATGAGGCCAACCTGGAGGCGCATGCCTATTATCACCAGCTCGGCAATGAGTCGCGGTGGGCGACGGCATTCCTGGATCGCGCGGTCCGCATGGTGGAGCGGGATAAAAACCACGCTTCCGTCATTCTGTGGTCACTGGGAAATGAGACAGGTCTCGGGCCTAACCAGGAAGGCATGGCAGGGTGGGTACGCGGTCGCGATGAGACACGTCCTCTGCATTATGAACCCGGGATCTGGACGCAGGGCTTGTCGGAGGAGGAGCATCCCTGGACGCATGTTTATGACCTGGGACATCGAGTGTCGGACATTGTATGTCCGATGTACCCGAGCCTTGACACGCTCCTGAAGTGGGCGACCGATCCGACGCATCCCGACCAGCGACGCCCGCTCATCATGTGCGAGTATTCGCACGCCATGGGTAACAGCAATGGCGGCCTCGCGGATTATTACAAACTCTTTGAAACCATCCCCGGTCTGCAGGGTGGGTTCATCTGGGAATGGATCGACCACGGCCTTCGCCAGAAGTCGACGGATGGCACCGAATATTGGGTCTACGGCGGCGACTATGGCGACACGCCGAATGATGCAAATTTCGTCTGCGACGGAATGGTGTGGCCCGATCGCAACCCGCACCCCGCCTTGTTTGAGTTCAAGAAACTCGCGCAGCCGGTCGGCGTGAAGCTCGTCGACAGTCGCGGCCTTGCCATCGAGATCACGAACAAGAACGACTTCCGCTCCCTCGGCTGGCTCGAGTGCGAGTGGGAACTCCTCGTCGACGGTGTGGTTTCCGGCACGGGTAAGTTCCGCCTGCCCGACATCACCCCGCATTCCTCGGCCAAGGTGCCGTGGAAGGCCCCGGCGAAAAAACTCGTCGGCGAGAAGGCCTCGCTCCTCGTGCGCTTCTACTCCCGCGTGGATACCGACTGGTGCGGCAAGGGCCACCTCGTGGCCTGGGACAGCCTCGCGCTGCCCGCCTCGATCCTCACGCAGCCGAAGGCCGCTCCGGCCCTCGTGCCGAGCTTTGAGATCACCAAGCGCTCTGGCGACCGCTTTGAGGTGCGCACGGGCGACCTCGACCTCATCCTCGATCCGACGGAGGGCGGGCTTTCGCTCATCCGCATTCACGGCGAGGACGTGCTGACGGCCGCCCCGCAGCTCAATGTCTGGCGCGCCCCGACCGACAACGACGGCATTAAACTTTGGACCGGCCAGGACTGGAAGCCGCTCGGCCGCTACCGGGCGCAGGGCCTCGACAAGGTGGTCACCCGCCTCGTGAGTTCCACCTTCCGTCAGTCGAAGGATGCGGGCGCGGTGTGGACGTATCGGTTCGAATCCACGGGCCGCGAGAAATGGGACGACTTCTCCTGGAGCTATCGCGTGTCGCTTCCGGGCGAGGGCGTCGTCCGCATCTCGGCCCAGATCGAAACCGGCAAGGAAATCTCCGACCCGCCGCGCATCGGCCTCCTCTTCCGGGTCGCTCCGGGCTTTGAGGATCTGAGCTGGCTCGGCCTCGGACCGCTCGAGAACTACCCCGACCGTCAGGCATCCTCATGGGAGGCCGTGCACCAGAGCACCGTCACCAATGAGTATGTGCCCTACGTGATGCCGCAGGAGCACGGCCTCAAGTGCGACACGCGCTGGATCGCGCTGAACAACGGCGAGAACGAACTCCGCGTCACCTCCGCCGCGCCCATCGCCTTCTCGGCGAGCCATCTGCACGCGCAGGATCTCACCGAGGCGAAACACACGATCGACCTCGTGCCGCGCGACGAAGTCTGGCTCTCAATCGACGCCGCCCACCGCGGACTCGGCACCGCCAGCTGCGGCCCAGACACCACCGAACCCTACCGGATCAAGGCGAAACGCTTCGCCCTTGATCTCGAGTGGACAGTGAGCTGACCGAAGTCGGATTTTGGAATTCGGAAGCGGGAAGTGCTTCGAGATGCGGAGCACTTCCTGGACCCGTTGTCAGATCATCGCCGTATGGCGGCGTATCTTGCTCGAAGAGAAAGCCTCAGATCGGATCGATGGTGATGATTGATCATCGCCATCCCCGTACTCGGCATTTGCCTTCCTCAGTGGAAATGAGATCTCAGTCTTCGGCTTTCTTCGGGGCCTGAGACTCAGAGGAAGCCGGAAGTTCGAAAAGCGCTCGATAAAGCTGCGATGACTTTGGGAAAGCGATCGGTTTACTATCGACGCCGGAAATCCGTGAATTGCCCTCCGATTGGGCGTCGAAGTCAAAATATGAAGCGAAGTAAACGTGATGATCCGGATCCTGAATGTATTCAAACATCCTCTGTATGAAATATGGATTGTCGGAGCCGCCGCGATTGTTCGGCTCCGGTCGCTGAATAAGCCCCCATTCGGGGATGGTGAGCGGCTTGCCGTGACGATCAGCAAATGCCTGCCAATAATCGATGCCCCATGCGGAAGCCGCCGCGATAGCCTGGCTCCAAGCGGCCTCGTGCCGCGCCGCGATTTCCTGCTCCCCCGCCCCGGGAGGGGGCGGATAAACCCCCTTGGGGAACTTCGCCGAACTCATCCAGGTCTGGTCGTAAACATCGATTCCGATGTAATCGACAAAAGCATTCCCAGGATAGGCTTCCATGGGATCGAAAGCCATTGGGAAGCCGCTGGTGACATTCCAGTCGAACGTGAGATTCTCCGTGCCGGGGACGGAGCGCATCGTATTCACAATCTGCCGCCAGTAGGCAGCAAAATGGTGAGCGTCTTCCGAATTCAAAACCTTCCAGGCATACCAATTCCCGTTCCATTCCCAGCCGAGACGAAGGATGCTGTTTCCCAACTGGCCGGCCACCAAGGTTCGCGCCAGTTCCCGGAAATACTCGTTATAAGCACCGGATGCGCCCTGAACCAGAGAAACCGGCTTCCCGCCACCGTCGCCGGTGCGAGGTCCGGAGCCGTCGGGAGGCCCCGGCAAAAGCGGAACCGAAAGGACTAGACGGCGTCCCGGCGCCGCTTGGATCCACTTTGACCACGGCTCGTAAAACCAGTCCTGCCATTTTCCCGAAACATGGTCCCAAGTGCTCTCGGGACCAAAGGGGAGCGTGTCGTGTCCCCAGACGTTCGTGCGATGAAGCCATAGAGCGTAACGCTCGTTTCCTTCGATGCCGGGCCCGACGCAACCTTCATAGACACCCATATAGGGCGGCCGCAAATTGTCCGTCAGAGGCAGCGATGAGTGATTTTCGGCGAGAAGGGATGAAGCAACGCAGCAAAAGCAGACGGCCGTCAGACCTCTACGCGCCATCGCCAAGGAGTTAATCATGTTTTGATCGGAGTTTCAATGATCAGACATTGCCATGAGATTCCTAATGGCAGGGAAAGCAGCGGCGGTTTAAACGGGGCTACGCTCCGCAGCATGACGCCGAAATAGTTCGTTTTTCTCAATGAGATAATATCGTCATAAGAAATGCGTGTTTCGTCAGATAATAGGAAAACACGACTTCCTCTTCTCGAAACTCGCAGTTTTTTTGGATTCATTCAGACATCATCCCTGCCGGAGTATCTCGTTCAAGGAGCTCCTCTCGATGGTTCCCTCAGCTGGTCGCGTGATAGATCAACCCAGCAAAAGTACGCTATATCCAAATGCCGCCATCAGGTGTTTTTTGGGTGATGCTGGCGAGGCTGTAACCCTCTCAAGGGTGAGTGGGCCGGTTCTTCGTTGCGAAAAGACTTGGTATTACAGATATAAGAATTTCTCGAACCTGGGTGAAGCTAGCAAGATTACGGAGCTTGCGCCGTTGAATGTTGCTTTCCGAAATTTGATCCGGTGCCCTCCAAGGGTGTTTTCAATTTCTTTTGAAAGAAGCCTTTCGCCGGCGCGGCTTGCATCGTCAATCAGTATGACGAAGTCTTCATTCAATATGCTTGGGATAAAGCGCGTTATTCCCAGGCGATCGTATTTTGTTTTCCTATTGGAGGCCGGAGGTCCGTCGATCAGGACGAAGTCATATTTTTGCGAAAATCCTTCTATTGCATACCATTGGGATGCGTGGTGGTTTTCGAGGCCCTGCAGCGGAGCATGAACCGTTTTGATTTTGCTCGATGTCTTGGCGATTTCTTCAAGCCAATATGCATCGTGATCGACGGTGGTTAGGCTTTGATTCGTGTGCTCTACGTATGAAGCGAATAGCTGTGTTGATTTTCCTGCTCCAAGTTCAAGGATGTTTGAGCAACACTTGTCGTTAAGTATGGAGAGGATGATGTAAAGCAATGTGTAGCTTGCCGTGCCTCCGCGTGGCGAGGATAGCGGCGTTCTTTTAAGCCACTCGGCTTGGTTGCAGAGCTCGAAATAATTTCTCTGGTAAATTAATTCTATGTGGCTGGTGTTAATTGTTCGATTAATCCCCTGGATGAGATTTGCGATTTTGTACAATTTTTCGGCCAACATATGATTTTCTGCTGGAAAGCGCTTTAGGTGGAGTGGGGAGTCTCTTAAAGAAAGCCTTTCTTTGAAAGAGTAATCAAATCGTCTGATTGGTTTGCCCCCGAAAATAAGGGCGGGCGATGTTCGTCAATCAGCGTCAGGAATGCGTCCCTGCAAGGTGCTCAGTGGTCGTGCGCAAATACCCCCACCGGAGCGGAAACTTCCGCCTTCGGCTTACTTGACGTTTTCGGGGAGGAAGGCCTGGAGTTTTTTGATGTCTTGGGCGGCGTCGCGGTGGCAGACGAGGAGGGCGTCGGGGGTTTCGACGACGATCAGGTCGTTGACGCCGCAGAGGGCGATGACGCGGGTGTTGGCGAGGACGACGTTGTTGTGGGAATTCACCTGGTGGACTTCGCCGCGGGCGGTGTTGCCGTCGCAATCGGCGCCGAGGTGCTCGGGGAGCGAGGTCCAGGCGCCGACGTCGTCCCAGTCAAATTTCGCCTTCACGGCCAGCACCTGGCGGGCTTTTTCCATGATGGCGTAGTCGACGGAGATCTTGGGCAGTTCGGCGAAGCACCCGGCGAGATACCCGTCCACGTCGGCGGCGGGGAACTGGCGGATGAAGTTGGCCAGGGCGGGGGCGTTCAGGTCGCACTCGGCGAGGAAGACCTCGGAGCGCCAGACGAACATGCCTGCGTTCCACCCGTAGTCGCCGCTGTCGACGTACTTTTGCGCGGTCTCGGCGTCCGGTTTCTCGACGAAGCGCCGCACCTGATGCAGCCCCGGCTCGATTTCCTCGCCGAGGTGCAGGTAGCCGAAGCCCGTGGCGGGGTGATTCGGGGTAATGGAAAAGGTCACCAGCGCGTCATTGGTCGCGGCGGCGCGGGCGGCGTCCCTCACCTGCTGGCGCAGCACGGGGACGTTGTGAATCATGGAATCCGCCGGGAGCAGGGCGCAGATGGCCTGCGGATCGCGCGCGCGGGCGAGTCCGGTAGCCAGCGCACAGGCGGGCGCGGTGTCGCGCTTGGCGGGTTCGGCGATGATGTTCTCCGGCGGCAAAAAGGGGAGTTCCTTGCGAATGGCGTCGACCTGCGAGGCATTCGTCAGCACGAAGATGCGCTCCCACGGGGCCACGCCCTCCATGCGCAGGACGGTCATTTCCAGCATGGTCTGCTCGCTGAGGAGGCGCAGGAGGTGCTTGGGCGTCCTGGTCCGGCTCATCGGCCAGAACCGTTCGCCGCTGCCGCCAGCCATGACAAAGATATGCAGATGTTCGACCATGTGATGTGGGAAGTAGGGGCTGGAGCGTGAGAAGTCAACCGAAGTTGAAAACGACGCGAAGTCGGAACTCGGAATCCGGAAGTCGGAAGTAGTTTTTCCGGCCCATGGGCCGGGTTGAGTTTTCGCGGAAACGGGCCTCTTTTTTGAGAATTACTCAGCTAAGTGGGCCGGGAAACCGAGAATCAGGAGCAGTAGGATAGCCTTGCAGCCGGGCGTCGTTATCGACTCCAGCAAGAAGCACGTGAAATGGTATGGCGGGCCCGTCCGAAGAGTCCCCTTCCTTGACGGGAGTGGATAATTCGTTCGCTACCATCGCCAGTGTATCCAGCAGTTTCGCCAAGGCGTCGCTGTTCGAGTCGGCCAATACCTCAGACGAATGCGCCAGGCAGATCACAACGGCGTCTGCTCGAAGCACGTGCCGATCAGAGAGGCAGTCGCAGAGGGCGTCAAGGTTACGGCCAAAGTAGCTCGGAAAATCAAATTCTCGGGCTAGGTGCTCATATGCGCGATTCCAATCACGCATCTGCCTGCCATCGAGGTCGATCCATCTTCTCCCGGCTGTTGCAAGCCATGCCTCCCGGATATCGGGCTGGAGCGAACTGACTCGCGCGATGCGAGGCTCCGCGGTGGTTTCAAGCCAGGAAATCATTGGAGGTCGGAGGTTGGAACCCAGAAGTCGAAATCAGAAGTAGAAGCCCCTCCAGCGTAGGCGCAAAGGCGCGGAAGCTCAGGAAGTGCTCCGCATCACGAAACACTTCCCACTTCCGAAATCCCACTTCCGCCTTCGGCTAGCCGAGGCTGGCCACAGCGTCGCGGAGCGCTTCCAGCCGCCCTTTCCAGCTCGCCTCGCGCGCCCGATGCTCGGCCACGACCTCGGCGGGGGCTCCGTTGACGAAGGACTCGCTGGAGAGCTTGCCCTGCACCTTCTTGATTTCCACCTCGACCTTCTTGATCTCCCCGGCGAGGCGCGTTTTTTCGCTCTCGGGGTCGATGATGCCCTCCAGCGGGAGGAGGAGCAGGCCGATCGGGCTCGGGCAGGAGGCGACGGAACCCGCCGGGCGCTCGGTCACGATCTCGATGGCCTCAGCATTGAGCAGGACGGAAAGCACGCCGGTTTCGCCCGCCACCCAGGGTTCGCTGGGCTGGAGCAACCACCGGAGGCGCTTGTTGGACGGCAGGTTGTAGGTCGCGCGGAGATTGCGGGCCTGCGCGGCGGCATCAAAGGCCGCCTCGGCGCGGGCGTCGGCTTCCCAGCCGTGGGCCTTGGGCCATTCCGCGTATTGAATGCTTCCCGTGCCGTAGCCCAGCTCGTGCCACAGCTCCTCGGTGATAAAGGGCGCGTAGGGGTGCAGGAGGCGCAGCACGCGGCCGATCACGTAGTCGATCGTGGCCAGCGTGCCCTCGCGGCGGGCGGGGTTTTGGAAATCCGCCTTGGCCGCCTCGATGAAGCGGTCGCAGAAGTCGCCCCAGACAAAATCATAGAGCGCCTGCGCCACCTCGCTGAAGCGATATTCGTCATACGCCGTGTCGATGCGCCGGATGGTCGCGTCGAGCTTGGCCAGCAGGTCCTTGGCGAAGAGCGAGAGCTCGTGCTTCGACGGGTCCGCCGCCGGGTCGATCTCGCCCTGGATCTGGCGGAACCGGCAGGCGTTCCAGAATTTGTTGCAGAAATTGCGCCCCTCGACGATCTGCTGCTCGTCGTAGCGGATGTCCTGCCCCTGCGGCGCGATGCGGATGATGCCAAAGCGCAACCCATCCGCGCCCACCTTGGCGATGAGATCGAGCGGGTCGGGCGAGTTGCCCAGCGATTTCGACATCTTCTTGCCCTGCTTGTCGCGGATGATGCCGGTGAAGTACACGTGGCGAAACGGCACCTCGCCCATGTACTCCAGCCCCGCCATGATCATGCGGGCCACCCAGAAGAAAATGATGTCCGGCCCCGTCACGAGCACGCTCGTGGGGTAAAACTTTGCCCGCGTGGCGTCGTCCATCGTGTCGTGCGCCCACAGCCAGGAGGAGAACCACGTGTCGAGCACGTCTCCATCCTGCACCCAGCCCTCGCCGGGGCTGTCCACCTGGCAGCGCACCTCGCCGTCCTTGTTCCAGACCGGGATGCGATGGCCCCACCAGAGCTGGCGCGAGATGCACCAGTCCTGGATGTTTTCCAGCCAGTGGTCGTAGACCTTTTCCCAGCGGTCGGGGAAGAACCGGATGAGCTGATTGCGCACGGCGTCGCGCGCCTGCACGGTCATCGGGTACTTCAGGAACCACTGCTCGGAGAGCCTCGGCTCGATCGGCACGCCCGCGCGTTCGCTGTAGCCCACGTTGTTCTCGTGAGGCTCCTCCTTCACCAGCAGGCCCAGCTCGCGGAGCTTCTCCACCGCGGCCTCGCGCGCCTCGAATCGATCCAGCCCGGCGAATTCCTCGCCGGCCAGGTCGTTCAGCGTCCCGTTGGGGTTCAAAACGTCGATCACCGCCAGCCCGTGGCGCAGGCCGATCTCGTAGTCCACCTTGTCATGGGCCGGGGTCACCTTCAGCACGCCCGTGCCGAACTCAAAATCCACCGCCTCGTCGCCCACGATGGGAATCTCCGCGCGGTTGTCCAGCGGGAGCGGACGCCGCACGTGCTTGCCGATGAGGTTGGCATAGCGCGGGTCCTTCGGGTTCACCGCCACGCCCGTGTCGCCCATGATCGTCTCGGGCCGCGTCGTGGCGATCTCCAGCCACGTGCCGGGCTCCTCCACCACCTCGACCTTGAAGTGATACAGGAAGCCCTTGTGCGGCGTCGGGATCACCTCCTCGTCGCTCAAGGCGGTGAGGGAAACCGGGCACCAGTTCACCATCCGCACGCCGCGGTAGATGAGGCCCTTGTTGTACAGGTCCACGAAGACCTCCTGCACGCGCCGCGCGTAGGCCTCGTCCATGGTGAAGCGCTCCCGGCTCCAGTCGCACGAGCACCCGAGCTTCTTCAGCTGGTTGATGATGATGCCGCCGTGCTTTTCCTTCCACTCCCACACGCGCTTGAGGAATTCCTCGCGCCCGAGGTCGTGGCGGGTCTTGTGCTCCTCCTTGCGGAGCTTGCGCTCGACGACGGTCTGGGTGGCGATGCCGGCATGGTCCGTGCCCGGCAGCCACAGCACCTCGTGCCCCTGCATGCGGGCGCGGCGGGCCAGGATGTCCTGGATCGTGTTGTTCAGCACATGCCCCAGCGTGAGCACGCCCGTGACGTTCGGCGGCGGGATGACGATGGAATACGCCGGTTTGGCCGACTGCGGGTCCGCCTCGAAGCAACGTTGCTCGAGCCACCACGCATAAAGCCGGTCTTCTACCGCCTGCGGTTCGTACGCTTTGGAAAGTTCAGCCATTGGAAAGGAAAAACGCCCATTCTGGACGATCCCGCGACGGCTGGCAAGGGCGGGGGTATGTTCCACGCCTCTTTATCCCTGGTCATTCTCGATTTTAAAACTTGGGTGATGAACCGAAAGAAGCCGTTAGTAGGAGCGATGGAATTGCATATCACTTTTGTATCAAGCGAAGTGCCTCTACTGATGAGCAGTAGCAAGACTG of the Terrimicrobium sacchariphilum genome contains:
- a CDS encoding valine--tRNA ligase, which codes for MAELSKAYEPQAVEDRLYAWWLEQRCFEADPQSAKPAYSIVIPPPNVTGVLTLGHVLNNTIQDILARRARMQGHEVLWLPGTDHAGIATQTVVERKLRKEEHKTRHDLGREEFLKRVWEWKEKHGGIIINQLKKLGCSCDWSRERFTMDEAYARRVQEVFVDLYNKGLIYRGVRMVNWCPVSLTALSDEEVIPTPHKGFLYHFKVEVVEEPGTWLEIATTRPETIMGDTGVAVNPKDPRYANLIGKHVRRPLPLDNRAEIPIVGDEAVDFEFGTGVLKVTPAHDKVDYEIGLRHGLAVIDVLNPNGTLNDLAGEEFAGLDRFEAREAAVEKLRELGLLVKEEPHENNVGYSERAGVPIEPRLSEQWFLKYPMTVQARDAVRNQLIRFFPDRWEKVYDHWLENIQDWCISRQLWWGHRIPVWNKDGEVRCQVDSPGEGWVQDGDVLDTWFSSWLWAHDTMDDATRAKFYPTSVLVTGPDIIFFWVARMIMAGLEYMGEVPFRHVYFTGIIRDKQGKKMSKSLGNSPDPLDLIAKVGADGLRFGIIRIAPQGQDIRYDEQQIVEGRNFCNKFWNACRFRQIQGEIDPAADPSKHELSLFAKDLLAKLDATIRRIDTAYDEYRFSEVAQALYDFVWGDFCDRFIEAAKADFQNPARREGTLATIDYVIGRVLRLLHPYAPFITEELWHELGYGTGSIQYAEWPKAHGWEADARAEAAFDAAAQARNLRATYNLPSNKRLRWLLQPSEPWVAGETGVLSVLLNAEAIEIVTERPAGSVASCPSPIGLLLLPLEGIIDPESEKTRLAGEIKKVEVEIKKVQGKLSSESFVNGAPAEVVAEHRAREASWKGRLEALRDAVASLG
- a CDS encoding barstar family protein, yielding MISWLETTAEPRIARVSSLQPDIREAWLATAGRRWIDLDGRQMRDWNRAYEHLAREFDFPSYFGRNLDALCDCLSDRHVLRADAVVICLAHSSEVLADSNSDALAKLLDTLAMVANELSTPVKEGDSSDGPAIPFHVLLAGVDNDARLQGYPTAPDSRFPGPLS
- a CDS encoding glycoside hydrolase family 26 protein — translated: MGVYEGCVGPGIEGNERYALWLHRTNVWGHDTLPFGPESTWDHVSGKWQDWFYEPWSKWIQAAPGRRLVLSVPLLPGPPDGSGPRTGDGGGKPVSLVQGASGAYNEYFRELARTLVAGQLGNSILRLGWEWNGNWYAWKVLNSEDAHHFAAYWRQIVNTMRSVPGTENLTFDWNVTSGFPMAFDPMEAYPGNAFVDYIGIDVYDQTWMSSAKFPKGVYPPPPGAGEQEIAARHEAAWSQAIAAASAWGIDYWQAFADRHGKPLTIPEWGLIQRPEPNNRGGSDNPYFIQRMFEYIQDPDHHVYFASYFDFDAQSEGNSRISGVDSKPIAFPKSSQLYRALFELPASSESQAPKKAED
- a CDS encoding mannose-1-phosphate guanylyltransferase encodes the protein MVEHLHIFVMAGGSGERFWPMSRTRTPKHLLRLLSEQTMLEMTVLRMEGVAPWERIFVLTNASQVDAIRKELPFLPPENIIAEPAKRDTAPACALATGLARARDPQAICALLPADSMIHNVPVLRQQVRDAARAAATNDALVTFSITPNHPATGFGYLHLGEEIEPGLHQVRRFVEKPDAETAQKYVDSGDYGWNAGMFVWRSEVFLAECDLNAPALANFIRQFPAADVDGYLAGCFAELPKISVDYAIMEKARQVLAVKAKFDWDDVGAWTSLPEHLGADCDGNTARGEVHQVNSHNNVVLANTRVIALCGVNDLIVVETPDALLVCHRDAAQDIKKLQAFLPENVK
- a CDS encoding class I SAM-dependent methyltransferase; the encoded protein is MLAEKLYKIANLIQGINRTINTSHIELIYQRNYFELCNQAEWLKRTPLSSPRGGTASYTLLYIILSILNDKCCSNILELGAGKSTQLFASYVEHTNQSLTTVDHDAYWLEEIAKTSSKIKTVHAPLQGLENHHASQWYAIEGFSQKYDFVLIDGPPASNRKTKYDRLGITRFIPSILNEDFVILIDDASRAGERLLSKEIENTLGGHRIKFRKATFNGASSVILLASPRFEKFLYL
- a CDS encoding glycoside hydrolase family 2 TIM barrel-domain containing protein — encoded protein: MSQSLLPLLSFGAANTWTSPELLCAARLPMRATAYPFPDVETARTLDRENSPWFQLLNGQWNFKMVDRPELLKEADVAVETDREDWDNVAVPGNWTLQGYGAPHYTNVQMPFNDEPPTVPKENPTGVYVREVRIPRDWKGRRVVIHFGGAESVLFLYVNGKAVGFGKDCRLPSEFDITDFVKVGRVNTIAAVVVKWSDATFIEDQDQWWMGGLHREVYLYSTAPVHIADVFAKGKLDEEYEDGLLDITVRAGFPGSPEAGWKVAVQLFDAKGKAVFKKPSEKEIPVSGSAIGAYDRLLAKLSIPVRKPLQWSAEIPNLYTVVVTLISPSGQKVETTSTRIGFRSVEVRDRQLLVNGKCVLIHGVNRHDHHETLGKALDRETMRLDALTMKQFNVNAVRCSHYPNDPYWLDICDELGLYVIDEANLEAHAYYHQLGNESRWATAFLDRAVRMVERDKNHASVILWSLGNETGLGPNQEGMAGWVRGRDETRPLHYEPGIWTQGLSEEEHPWTHVYDLGHRVSDIVCPMYPSLDTLLKWATDPTHPDQRRPLIMCEYSHAMGNSNGGLADYYKLFETIPGLQGGFIWEWIDHGLRQKSTDGTEYWVYGGDYGDTPNDANFVCDGMVWPDRNPHPALFEFKKLAQPVGVKLVDSRGLAIEITNKNDFRSLGWLECEWELLVDGVVSGTGKFRLPDITPHSSAKVPWKAPAKKLVGEKASLLVRFYSRVDTDWCGKGHLVAWDSLALPASILTQPKAAPALVPSFEITKRSGDRFEVRTGDLDLILDPTEGGLSLIRIHGEDVLTAAPQLNVWRAPTDNDGIKLWTGQDWKPLGRYRAQGLDKVVTRLVSSTFRQSKDAGAVWTYRFESTGREKWDDFSWSYRVSLPGEGVVRISAQIETGKEISDPPRIGLLFRVAPGFEDLSWLGLGPLENYPDRQASSWEAVHQSTVTNEYVPYVMPQEHGLKCDTRWIALNNGENELRVTSAAPIAFSASHLHAQDLTEAKHTIDLVPRDEVWLSIDAAHRGLGTASCGPDTTEPYRIKAKRFALDLEWTVS